In Acidobacteriota bacterium, the sequence ATGGCCTTGACTCTCGAAGTGCAGACGGCGCTGCGTCCGCAACTGCGCCTGCTGGTCATGTCGGCCACCCTGCAGAGCGAAGCCGTGGCTGAATTGCTGGGCGACGCACCCGTGGTGGAAGGCGGGGGAAGGCTCCATCCCGTGGAGACGCACTACCTGGCCCGTCCCCGCGGCGAGTCGATTGCGGCGGGCGCGCTGGCGGGCGTGGGGAGGGCGCTTTCAGAAAGCAGGGGCGACGTTCTGGTCTTCCTGCCCGGAGGAGGCGAGATCCGGTCAGTGGCCGCCCAACTCGAGGACAGGGCCCGGCAAGAGGGGCTGCAACTTCATCCCCTCTACGGAGACCTGCCGCAAGCGGCCCAGGACGCCGCCGTGCGCCCCCACCCCGGCGGCCTGCGCAAGGTGGTGCTGGCCACCAACATCGCCGAAACCAGCCTCACAATCGAGGGCATCACCAGCGTGGTCGACAGCGGCTGGAGGCGGACTCCCAAGTTCGATCCCAACAGCGGACTGACCCGGCTGGAGACCGTGCGCGTTTCCCAGGCCTCGGCCGATCAGCGCAGCGGACGGGCCGGGAGGCTGGGGCCGGGCCGCTGCTTCCGCCTCTGGAGCGAGGCGCGCCAGGCCTCTCTGCTGCCCTTCGACCCTCCCGAGATCGTGGAAGCCGACCTGGCTCCCCTGGCTCTGCAGTTGGCTCAATGGGGCACCAGCGACAGCCGGCAACTGCGCTGGATCGATCGGCCTCCTCAGGGAGCTTTCGAGCAGGCTCGCGACCTGCTCACGGCCTTGGGAGCTTTAGACGCCCGAGGACGGATCACCGCTGGGGGAAAGCGCATGGCCGGCCTGCCCCTTCACCCCCGCCTGGCCGCCATGCTGCTGGCCGCCCACAACTCGGGCTGCACTCGTCTGGGCGCCGACTTGGCAGCCCTGCTGTCGGAGCGCGATCTGTTGCGGGGAAGCCGGGAATCGGGTCCGGCCCCCTGCGACCTGGAGGAGCGCCTGAGCCTGCTGCGGGCCTTCCGCCGCGGCGACAAGCGCCGAGTCGACGAGCGCGGGGGAGATCTGGCCGCCTGCGCCGCCGTGGTGCGCTCCTCCCGTCAACTGAGCAGACTGCTCGATTCCTCCCAAGGAAGTGCGCCATTGGCGAATCCAACCTCGGACCAGATTGAAGCAGGAGAACTGGTTTCCTGCGCCTATCCTGACCGCATCGCCCGCAGGCGCGGCGGATCTCGCCATCGCTACCGCCTGGCCAATGGACGGGGAGCGGCCTTGCCCCAGGGAGACCCCTTGTCGTCCCATCCTTTTCTGGCCGTGGCCCGCCTCGACGCAGGGACTTCCCGCGGACGCATCTTCAGCGCCGCCGCGCTTTCAGAACATGCTCTCAGAACCCGCCACCAAGACCGCATCGAGACCGCTCAACGAGTGGAATGGGACCCCTCGGCAAAGGCCGTGGCGGCCTTGCGCGAAGAGAGGCTGCAGGCCCTGGTGCTTTCCAGAAGCAATCTGCCCAAGCCCGATCCGTCGCAGTTGCAAGAAGCCCTGCTGCAAGGCGTGCGCCTGGCCGGGCTGGAATGCCTGCCCTGGACTCGCGACCTGCGTCAATGGCAGGCTCGGGTGATTTCCCTGGCCGGCTGGCGGCCGGGCGAGGATTGGCCCGACGTCTCCGACCAGGCCCTGGAGGAGAGCCTGGAAGACTGGCTGCTGCCCTTCCTGGCCGGCTTCTCGCGCCTCAGCGATCTGCGTCGTCTCGACATGCAGGCGGCTCTGCAATCGCGCCTCGGCCACAAGGCCGCCCGGCGCCTCGAAGAGGGCGCGCCCACTCACCTCGAAGTCCCCAGCGGATCGCGCCTGCGGCTGCGCTATCAGCCGCCCCAACCTCCCTTCCTGGCGGTGCGCCTGCAGGAGATGTTCGGATTGGCCGAGACTCCCTGCGTATGCTGGGGAGAAGTACCGGTGCTGCTGCATCTGCTCTCGCCCGCTCAGCGCCCCGTCCAAGTCACCCAGGACTTGAAGAGTTTTTGGGACCGGACTTATCCCCAGGTCAAGAAAGAGCTGGCCGGCCGCTATCCCAAGCATCATTGGCCCGACGATCCCTGGAGCGCTCGCGCCACCCGCCATGCCAAGACCCGGCGCGGCAAGTGAGAGAGGCTAAGCGGACGCCGGAGGATAGGAGTCTAAGGTCGGGCCGGCGGATGCCGATAAGCAGATGGAGGGCCATGGACTTCGAAGAACGCATCTCTGAACTCGAGCGCGAACTGGAAAGCACTTACCGAGGGATCGAGACCCTTCAGGAAGAGCTGGGCCGCCGTACCGAGCAAATGGAAGCTCTGGTCAGACACGATCCCCAAACGGGCGTCCTGTGCGCCGCCTATTTCCTTGAACGCCTCTCCACCGAAGTCTTGCGTTCCCAGCGCTATGGCACCCCGCTCACCCTCCTGATGCTGCAACTGGACGGGACCGACAAGTTGCGCAGCCGTTTGGGCCAGGATGGGGAAAGCGTCCTGCTCTTTCAGGCCGCCGAGCGACTGCGCGCCAACTCGCGCCGCACCGACTTGATCGGACGCCGGGCTCAGGGGCACTTCATCATGGTTCTATTCGCCACCTCGGCCAAGGGAGCCAAAATGCTGGCTCAGCGCCTGCGCCGGGCCATCGGCGGAGAAGCCTTCGCCGTCTCCGGCTGCCAACCCCTCGATCTGACTTGCAGCATCGGCTTGGCCGCCTTGAACGCCAACACACGCAACCGCCGACTCTTGCTGGATACGACCCATCAAGCGCTCCTCCAGGCCCAGTCAAAGGGCGGCGATCAGGTCCGCGTGGCCGGCGAAATGCCGCTTCACAAGCGGTTCCTGCGCGGCGTCCTCGACTTCCTTAAAGATCCTCCCCGCCGCCGCGAGACGCCGGTTCGCTAAGTGCCAATCCTCAACCTGTCCCAACTCACAGGCGCTGGAGGACTTGAGATGGAGCCTCCACGATTCCTACCGGCAGTGTCTTCAAAAATGCGTCCTGCCGGAGTATGAATAGTGTCAATGCAATTTCTTGAAAATGCCATAAGCCCTTTATTTGTTAAAGGTTATGCCCAATCAGACGATTCTCATAGAGAAGGGTGGCTGGAAATGCTAAGCAGGGGACGCATTCACCTTTCAGCAGGAAGCACAAGATGAGACAAATCGGCCAGGAATTTCTCCTCCAGTCGGGCCGGGAGGCCAAGAGGCTCAAGAAGAGCGCCGACCACGCCATCGGCCAACTGTCGGTGGCCAACCTCTACACCAGTCTGGACGAAGACGGCAACTGCGTGGCCGTGCTGATGAAACATATCGCAGGCTCTTTGCGGCGATATTGCCGCCAGACCTTGAAGCCTCAAGAGAAGATAAGCCGGTACCACCCAAGACTCGAGTTTACGATCGAGGAAGGCGAGTCTATGGAGGTGGTGAGGGCTCATTGGGAGAAAGCCTGGGAATCCTTCTTTCAGGCCCTCGGATCGCTGTGCGAGGAAGATGTCTTAAGGAGCACTCAGGCCGGGGAAGAGCAGGCCTCGCTCCTGCGCACCCTTCAGTTCAATCAAAGCCACCTGGCTTTTCATGTGGGACAGATCGTCTTCTTGGCCAAGCACCTTAAGGGCTGCGACTGGGAGCCGTTGCAGGAAGGCCGCCCCTCCAACGGTCCCGCCCTGGTGGAACGGAAATGCTGCTGATTCGGCTCTTGGATGAACCGCTGCGCGGTGCGTCGTTTCCCGTGATTGCCGGCGCGAAGACGTCGGCTCCACGACTAGGCCCTGCAGGACTTCCGTCATGACTGTTTATGCAGGCCTGTGTCCCGGACCGCGACACATTTATCCTGGCCGCGTATGGTGATGAAGGGGAGAGGTGATGAAGGGGGGATTCTCCTGGAGGGACCCAGTGCCGGCCGGAGGAGTCAATGCCGGTCGCGAAGCGGCGGGCACGCCCCGCTGCTCGCGACCGAACCACCCTAACCTAGGAGGTTGAAATGGTTAGGCGGCGAGCATAGCACACCAGGACACCCCCGGCAAGCACAGAAGTCTTGAGAGTGCAGATGGCGGCAGGTTTGCGTTGGCCGGCCGCGCCTGCTCAATCGAGGACTCGTCCCTTTTAACTTGCCCTTGGGCCAGGCTCAAGGCAAACTCGGGGAATTGAACGAGGAGGAAGCACGATGTCCAATGACCAAGTTTCGATCAAAGACTGGATTCTCATCCCCGCGCTCATCACTTTGATGGTCAGCCTGCTCAGGCTGACCGGCGAGCTCATGGAGTGGAGCGCATTCTTGTTCAGCCGGGAGGCGGGCGGTAATGGAAGTCCGATGGGAATCAGTTGGCTGATTGTCGTATTCGGATTCTACTTCGGTTGGGCGTTGTCCAAGCGCGGCCACGAGCCGCCATCGATGGGAAGAGCCTGGGGCGTTTTTGCCGTAATTTTTCTCTTGCTCTTCGGCATCCTTACCGCCGCCAGTATCATGGGCATCAACTATCCGGTTTTCCTTTTGGCCTTGATCGCCATGTGCATTGCGGCTTACCTGGCCCATCGCTACTGGGGACCTCTTGGCAAAGTGCTTTTCGCCTATGCCTGGGCCGCCCGCATTCCCGTGATCATCATCGCGTTTTTCGCCATTTTCGGCGATTGGGGAACGCACTACGAGAAGGGGCCGCCGGAATTCGTCTATCCGGAAAGCCCCTTTCAACACTGGCTGCTGCTGGGTCTGCTGCCCCAAGCCACCTTGTGGATCCACATGACGCTGACGTGGGGCGGGCTGTTCGCTCTGATCGGCACTCACCTGGGAAAGAGGAAGTCCTGAGCGCTCGAGTAGCGTCAGTTTTCCAGGCGGTAGTTGGGCGCTTCTTTGGTGACCATCACGTCGTGGGCGTGGGATTCCCGCAAGCCCAGATTGGTGATGCGGATGAAGCGGGCCTTGCGGTAGAGCTCATCGATGCTGCGGGCCCCCACGTACCCCATCCCCGATTGGACGCCTCCCACCAGATTGGGAATGAGCTGTTCCAGACTGCCTTTGTAGGGGACGCGTCCTTCGATGCCTTCGGGCACTATCTTGTCGGTGCCCTTGCGCGATTCTTGCCCGTAGCGGTCGGATGAGCCGGCCGCCATGG encodes:
- the hrpB gene encoding ATP-dependent helicase HrpB, which codes for MKLPALPVAEVVEELRDALRNGNSALLSAPPGSGKTTLTPLALLEEEWLRGRSILMLEPRRLAARAAASRMAWLLGEEVGRRVGYRIRFDHKVSSRTRIEVLTEGILTRRLQSDPGLEGVGLVIFDEFHERSLQADLAMALTLEVQTALRPQLRLLVMSATLQSEAVAELLGDAPVVEGGGRLHPVETHYLARPRGESIAAGALAGVGRALSESRGDVLVFLPGGGEIRSVAAQLEDRARQEGLQLHPLYGDLPQAAQDAAVRPHPGGLRKVVLATNIAETSLTIEGITSVVDSGWRRTPKFDPNSGLTRLETVRVSQASADQRSGRAGRLGPGRCFRLWSEARQASLLPFDPPEIVEADLAPLALQLAQWGTSDSRQLRWIDRPPQGAFEQARDLLTALGALDARGRITAGGKRMAGLPLHPRLAAMLLAAHNSGCTRLGADLAALLSERDLLRGSRESGPAPCDLEERLSLLRAFRRGDKRRVDERGGDLAACAAVVRSSRQLSRLLDSSQGSAPLANPTSDQIEAGELVSCAYPDRIARRRGGSRHRYRLANGRGAALPQGDPLSSHPFLAVARLDAGTSRGRIFSAAALSEHALRTRHQDRIETAQRVEWDPSAKAVAALREERLQALVLSRSNLPKPDPSQLQEALLQGVRLAGLECLPWTRDLRQWQARVISLAGWRPGEDWPDVSDQALEESLEDWLLPFLAGFSRLSDLRRLDMQAALQSRLGHKAARRLEEGAPTHLEVPSGSRLRLRYQPPQPPFLAVRLQEMFGLAETPCVCWGEVPVLLHLLSPAQRPVQVTQDLKSFWDRTYPQVKKELAGRYPKHHWPDDPWSARATRHAKTRRGK
- a CDS encoding diguanylate cyclase, which translates into the protein MDFEERISELERELESTYRGIETLQEELGRRTEQMEALVRHDPQTGVLCAAYFLERLSTEVLRSQRYGTPLTLLMLQLDGTDKLRSRLGQDGESVLLFQAAERLRANSRRTDLIGRRAQGHFIMVLFATSAKGAKMLAQRLRRAIGGEAFAVSGCQPLDLTCSIGLAALNANTRNRRLLLDTTHQALLQAQSKGGDQVRVAGEMPLHKRFLRGVLDFLKDPPRRRETPVR
- a CDS encoding DUF1572 family protein yields the protein MRQIGQEFLLQSGREAKRLKKSADHAIGQLSVANLYTSLDEDGNCVAVLMKHIAGSLRRYCRQTLKPQEKISRYHPRLEFTIEEGESMEVVRAHWEKAWESFFQALGSLCEEDVLRSTQAGEEQASLLRTLQFNQSHLAFHVGQIVFLAKHLKGCDWEPLQEGRPSNGPALVERKCC